The following are from one region of the Pseudodesulfovibrio piezophilus C1TLV30 genome:
- a CDS encoding ParA family protein, with product MLTISVWNPKGGVGKSTLALNLSAAVQAKGKSVVLADLDPQGTALAIAADGNLPFEVTDKIPRNGFDVVIVDHPPGFSEVPTSQAVVFPMRPSRPDMQAGVKALRSLVASGVKVVVVFNDVKRQHRVERQTMQRAVKMKLFAEPKIVKSRTVYRVAMDQGRTIFDVELNSAYAVQDARQEIQNVLKK from the coding sequence GTGCTTACAATATCAGTATGGAATCCAAAAGGAGGGGTTGGGAAATCTACCCTGGCTTTGAACCTTTCAGCCGCAGTTCAGGCTAAAGGAAAGAGTGTGGTTTTGGCAGACCTTGATCCTCAGGGAACCGCTCTTGCGATTGCCGCCGATGGGAACCTTCCGTTCGAGGTGACTGATAAAATCCCACGCAATGGTTTTGATGTCGTAATAGTGGATCATCCTCCAGGGTTTTCAGAGGTTCCCACTTCACAGGCCGTAGTTTTCCCTATGCGTCCATCCCGTCCTGACATGCAAGCCGGAGTCAAAGCTTTGCGTAGTCTCGTGGCTTCGGGAGTGAAAGTCGTTGTCGTATTCAATGATGTGAAGAGACAGCACAGGGTTGAAAGGCAGACCATGCAGCGGGCTGTCAAAATGAAGCTCTTTGCAGAGCCTAAGATCGTGAAGAGCAGAACTGTTTATCGGGTGGCAATGGATCAAGGAAGGACCATCTTTGATGTTGAGTTGAATAGTGCCTATGCAGTACAAGATGCGCGACAAGAGATTCAAAATGTTCTAAAAAAATAG